The following is a genomic window from Calliphora vicina chromosome 5, idCalVici1.1, whole genome shotgun sequence.
ttggtTACATCGCATGTTTTTTCTCTCGTTTATATTTAGACCAGCATTTGCCGCTTCGATCTCTAGAGACTTGAGTTTTGATGCCGTATCTCTATGGCTATGTGACAGTAAGCAGATGTCGTCTGCATATTCAAGGCGTTTATTGAGTTCCCATCTTATTCCTCTGCTAGCTCGAGTTGCATTACGTATGATAACGTCAATCAAAATGTCTGGGCAACAAACATTCTTATAGAGCGATTGGATAAGACTTATAAGTTTTTGTGGAACAAATTTACAAGCAAGATCGTTCCATATAGCGTGGTGTCTTAAGGTATCGAAAGCTTTTTCGAAGTCGATAAAGACCATAAACAAAGGTGACTGCCACTCGTTGGACTGTTCCGCAATCATCCGCAAGGTATTGATGTGGTCAGTGCAAGACTTCTATGAACCGAACCCAGCTTGCTCATGCAAAATAGCTCTGTTTTTTATAATGCGCGCTATGATCTTGTTTACTGTGCTGAGAATAGTTATACCTCACCAATTTTGACATTCCGTAAGGTCTCCTTTTTTGAATGTTTACGATAATACCTTCTTTGAGCTGGGGATCCAATTCGTTAGTAGACCAAAAGGGTTGGGATCAGTGGTCGTAGGAAGGACGATGATGTTTGGCTGTCTGCTCCAGAGGCCTTTTTTGCCTTTAAGGCTTAGATTGCTTGgaatgtttcaaaatttatcaaaatattgttaaacaacCTTAGGAAATATTGATGTAGGAAACTACCCACGGGACATGTGAAATGACCACATAATTTAAGACACTTTAGAAACCTAGAAGGAACTAATTAATCGGTTATACTAAGTTTAGCTCAcatttgttaaaacatttacatTTTCTTACATTATTAactaatataaacaatttttaggcATAATTTAAAGGATatacaacaataaacaaaaaatcactttacatacatatttttatgttaattgttaaaataaaaaataaataaataaaatagaattaaattaaattaaataaataattaatataaatttactcatATATTAgtgaatatatttaaattacaaaatgagaaataaatatgaaaaaagttaaaagaatttatgtaaattttattattaaataaataattcaacagcaacaaaaataaaaccaaaacataaattattataaattataataagtatatactttttattgttattaattgaaaatactttgttatgttttcaatataaatgaatgaaaaaataaaataaaataataatttttacctcatcgtttttacaatttaaagcaaaaccaaaaaaaaaaaaaagcaattcTAAATACCAAAAagattaaacaacaaaaatatttgtaaaattcaaTCATACTCGAAAAGCATTTTCTATAAACTTCAACCAGTTTATAGTAAGGGCAaacatgattttaaattttgtgacatgTGTCAAATGCAATATTGAACGTTGGAGTTTATGGAAAAACCAAACTACTCATCTATTGGTGCAAATATATTCACAACATTCATACATAcctataaaaccaaaaattatatttaaataaatagaaaacattttcaataataaaaaattattttaaacaaaactaaaaatattcattacaattgatgatttttttctttcttttctttcaATAATAATTCAGTGATCTATGATATTAatgacaaaataataataattataataatatacacatatacatacatatacatacatataaatatatactaattatattataaactattgatacaaaaactacaaaaaaaacaaaaacattttctttttttataattattatttacttaattctaagctaaaagtaatgaaattaatacaaacaaaagaattattaataataaataaatttaattgaatttttttgcaatgaaATGGttaatgaaatgaatgaaaatttacatacattaatataataaacattaaccgacaaaacaaaaacaacataaacaaattatatagataaatttaacaatacaaagtaataaaaagaaaaccaaacaaaatggAGTACatagaatgaatgaataaatgaatgataaacaaacaaacaaacaatatgaaaataaatttcaaagcagAATTAAACAAACCAAAACGATGATTATTCAAAACATATTCATTATATAAAtgtcattataaaaaaatatgttctttAAAACTGCCTacaaataaaaagtaatatatttaaaacaaaaaaaaaataccacagtttttcattacttttcatatgattattagatttttggttgaagctataagtgatcacagatgattgtccttttcCCATTTGCagcactatttaccgacttatagccacgtTTATGTTTTactcgattttaatataaaaaatggattctGGAtgaaaatattagtgatcacagatgataaTTCTTTTCCCATTTGgagcactatttaccgacttatagccacttttatgttttactcgattttcatataaaacatagattttggttgaaaatacaagtgatcacagatgatcgtcctttttccatttgtaccactatttaccgaattatagccacttttattttttactcgattttcatatacaaaatcgattttggttgaaaatacaagtgatcattTTGGtcgaaaatacaagtgatcacagatgatcgtccttttcccatttggagcactatttaccgacttatagccacttttatgttttacacgattttggttgaaattataagatcacagatgatcgtcctttttccatttggactaccgacttatagccacttttatgttttactttattttcatataaaaattgagttttggttgaaaatataagtgatcgcaGATAACGTCCTTTTTACATTTGGACTACTATTTACCgaattatagccatttttatgctTTActcgattttcatataaaatctaTGTTTTTCTAAATATACTGCTATAATTATGTAGGAAAGAACTacgttatatttatttaagaaaaatttgtaaatgtaaCTGCAGCTCACATGCTGATGCCTGTGGCAGCTCACATGCTGATGCCTGTGTATTTCTTATGGGATTTTTTGGCTGATAGACCCCCTAaatcaaaatcataaaaacttcatataaaaaaaatggtttcgCTGATGTCAGCCGCTGACTTCAGCCGCGGCGTTGCCACCAAACACTCTCATCGAtagatataaataatttaatatccGAGACAATCACCTAAAATGCTTCATTTAAACGCCATCTAgttgttaaataattttccttGAAGGTAGCACTAATTTAAAAACTTGGCAGCACAAATTATTTCTTCACACTTACCAACACTACTGACAAAGCGACCAATGATGTTAACTTTTTCTTATCGAAACCCGCTAGTGTGTGTTGTTTATTCaacaaattgaatattttgtgtaaaatacaaaattctatttaGAAATTAAAGGAAATGCTGGCTTTCCATTGTATAGAAACTTTTTCCACTGACTAAAAGCAATTGTAATAtggaatttaataaatcaaattaattacacccaaaaaatttttaattttccggcAATTTGTTTTATATGATTTCACTGGGCATCCTCACTAAAAGCTCTACAAATATATAAAGTTTATTATTCATATCTGTACAATTTGTGCTGTATTTATTCAATGACTAAAAACGAGTCCACATActatacataaacaaataagCGAACAAACcaagtttttataaaagcttctacatttaattaaaactgttgtaaattaattttaaagttttatttcaatcttataaaataaaaaaagctaaaattccCGCGTATATCTTAAAAACGCTACATTCAACcagaaaatcgcaaaattacCATCACTGCTTGTGTTGTAGCGTCGagagaaaaaatagtttttgtgcAGTTTTTTTTACATCTTAAATTAATctttatgttttaattaattaataatactcgataagtttttaacaataatagaataaaatgtttaacacaCAAATGTATTataagttttcaatatttacttaataaaaaaaaaacttcaagaaAAGTCAGAACTTGCAAAACAAGAAAGAAAAATCGAAGCCACTCAACTCGAGtcaaaaaattgaagaaaaacaaCATGGTGGTTAAATGCCTGCTATGCTTAGAATATCCAACGATACCGGGtccaaaatttttagaaatatttggtGAGGAAGGCTTACGTCTAGATATAAGTGCgattattaacaaatatttttggttaaaggtaagtgtgtgtgtgtgtccgCAGACAAAATCGCCTGTGATTTCTAAATGAtggctgaaatattttttttctgtatctAGACAAACAGGAACTGTGAAGATGTACAACAAATATGTATGACATGTTGGGAGGTAGTAAGAGATTTCCATATACTCTATCAGAGAGTAGAGGAAGTCCATAAACATATAGGAGTCAAGACTATAGTATTGGACGATCCGCTGCCTCAAGATGTTATGCTTAAGTCCGAAGATGATCCATCTATGGCCCAAGATCCCATTATGGGCGATAATGGCATGGGTGATAATGGCATATTCGATCCGGAAGTGAAGGTAGAGGTGCACGATTTGGATTTGTTGCCACAAATAGAAATACTAGAGACTGCTAATGTACCCGATAGAGCTGCAAGATCGAGCCGTCGTGGACGTCCTCCTGCTAGGGATCAAAGTCCAAAGGTAGCGACAAAACGTATTAAAAAAGAACAATCTCCTGCGGCAGAGTCAAATATAGATGTTTTCGCTTCAAACGAGAGTCTGGCTAAGGATGGATTAAACGATTCTGGCTCGATGGAAGACATAAACTATGCTTTATTGTCAAATTCATTGGATAAATCAGATAAAGATGATGGTACAAGTAAAAGAAGAGGTAGACCCCGGAAAACGGAAgttgaaaaaactaaaacaactaCGCCGCGCCTCAAACGCTCCAAGAAACAGCAGCTGCAGGCCTCAGAGACTGCCATTAAGAACGAAAAAGATGTGGAAGACCAACCATCATGTTCAACAGCACAACAGGCCAATGCCGGCGATGCATCGGAGccaaaaattaaaactgaaaattcTACAGACGAGCAAAACTTTGATAGCTTTGCCATTACAGCTGAAAATttcgatgatgatgatgcctATGCTCAAGACGACTACGATGATGATAACGATAACTACAATAAAGACTCTGATGATTCCTCCAACTCTGAGTCAGAGTCAGATGCTTCGAACGGCTCTGACTGGGGCGAGGCtaaaaagaagaaagaaaaGTTTGCCGTTATCATGAAAAAGGAACGCAATGTCCCCAAGAAATATAAAAAGAGAGAAAAACCTTTGGTGGAACCCAAACGCATGAGCCGCGAAGAAATCGAGGCCCGTCAAGCCCAGCAGGCCGAGTATGATAACATCATAACGAAATTCTTTGAAAAAATCCGTTGTCCCAAGTGTGAACTTTTGGTGCACACATTTGGTGAAATGCGAGCCCATTTCCGTTTGGATCACAATGATGACCATGGTTTTGTCGAATGTTGTGGTCGCCGATTTGCCACGCGCAAATTTCTGGCCGAACACATACTGGTTCATTACAATCCCGAACATTTCAAGTGCAAAACATGTGATAAGGTCTGCCGTGACTCCACGCAACTGGAGGGCCACGAACAGTCACATTTACCCAATCCACCTCCATCGAAATACAAGAAAACGTTCCAGTGTGAAAAATGctcaaaaacattttcctccAAAGCTTCGTTCGAACATCACATGGTGGCGAAACATGTGCCACGAGAAGAATTCAAATTTGAATGTCCTGAATGTAAGAAAAAGTGAGTaccatttttctatttttttttttgttgttattatcgaaaataatttcaaatgtaGAGTCATTTCGTTGAAACTActataaaacaattaattccCTACCTTAAGTGgcctatttatttaataataataaatgatgaaaaGAAATTCATCAAAtgttaaaatacatatgtaatacataatttaaaatcaatttatttttaagttttttaatatatacattttttttaattcgtgtTTAGGGTCAAAATATTGACTCTTGATTGATTTTTACATAAGGTTTAAGCATTTATCAagctatttgtattttttagtaCTTATATGGTTAAAATTATTGGTATATTAGTCCTTGTTCTataaaccaaataaatttttgtgaaatacaGTGAAATACTAAACATGGTGTTGTTACGAATGAGTTTACACATATAACAACATTATCTTAGAGGTTATGTAATAAACATCTATTACATCTATTACAAGTTTTAAGATTTCTGAGATCACTGAGAAACACTTCCACATAGCTTAAACtgtcaatataaaaaatattcggtgTTATTGGGgtaattaagattttttaattacCCTAATTAAATCAAAGATTTTAAGCATTAAGATCATCtctataaattcatataaagtaaatttgagTTATTCACATCGGACCTACTTTTCAAACTCTATGGTTAATATCGAAGTTTCTATCGGACTTTCGAATTTTGGTGAAACCGGAATTAGAATGTGAAAAATGTCGCAATGAATcgggtaaaataaaaaaaaaaattcaaaggaATAGTCAAAATAAATCAGGATCACGTGGACGATTTGCTGAAAAATCTACAAATCGGGAAAGTACTGTATCAAAAGTTTAGTTTTCCCTGTCACACAGTAGTTAAGAAACATTTTAGTTTAGTGGGCGGGTTCCTAAATATTTAGTtctattttatttgattatgtttgattaaatatatttatgagtacatatttgccatgtgtgaccctacctttacatgtgtgtgttgttattgtaacaGCTTAAACTATACAATTTTCTAATCTGGGCGTTCTGCATTGACGTCCATGTCTAGAAATTCTACTACTTAAACGGGGTTGGTCCACAATTCCATTGAACTAAGTGAAGTAGCATTGACCACATGCCGGGCATATACATGGGACGGCACGATCTATGAGAGACCAGTAGTAATTGAGCCTGTTACTCCATTCCGACCTCAGTTGTACCAGAACTACTCTTGTTTTCCGTGACAGGTTATTCTCCGCAAAAACGCTAAATGTGTGGGTTGTTGTTTTAGCAATACCAGCAATATatctgataaaattttaaataaaataaataaaagtttcatATAGTTATCTGGTCtggtataaaaagttacacgcatccatgTTCAGAATAtagagaatatttttttttaccgtttttcccaaaaattcctTTATATTATTTCTCTTATAGAAAAAAGATTTCTTCCTGAtcgtatatattttgtatatgtttCTAAAAGAAATCATAACGTAATTTTCTTGAAgaaaaatttcagatttatcTAAAAATGTTCTGTATATAGTTTAAGTAACTtggatcacacggtaaataacagAAGAGTGTTGCGTTATTCACAATTTTTGGAACCTATTTAAGGAATTTCGGCATATAAGTAAAGACAATGGCAAAAGTTAACACCCCATTGATTAAAAAATCTTTCGATACTTTCttcacaaaaaaacacaaaatcttGAACGTTTTTTAGTACATCTTATCCAAAATGTGTATATTTGTTCTGTGTGTGCTTATTTCAATAAGTTTATGTTTGTCttcagaaattaaattttatacgaAACTATAAACATTTTGCACCAATCGTTCACGAGCTTTTCCAAAATGAAAAGTTTCAAAACCACTGTGTCAGCAAACAGAAAAAGAAAGatgatttcaaaaaagtatcagCTGATTCGGATACAATTTAGAGAGGACAATGATTTTGTTCGTCAATCGCAAGGTAATTGAAACTAAATTGCCAACAAATGTTATATGTTGAATTAGGTAAATAGATTCAGGAATGAAATATTGCTGTGTTGTACTTCTGAAAGCCGTAGGAATTTGCCATGATCCTTTGTAATACACATGTGttccaaaaaatatgtatgtgcattacttttttttaaaaaaagcaataaaatttacttcattaagtaatattttggatttttcaatCAGGAAAACATTAAAATCAAGGATTTCCACTAGcggacttttattttattaattaaattcttaaaacagaaaaatgtaTTCATTATTATGGTATTgtcaaaacaatggaaacttaggtttcatttttacaaaaattgtctgGCCCAGCTAGTGActcagtattttgtttttattacggCTTCACAGCGACCATGAATTGAACCAATTTAATATTCAAACGACTCTTTTGAAATCTTTTATCATACCTTATAATCACAACTGATAAGGCCACTTCAAAACTACTCTATTACAAAGCTAGAGTTGTGTTTGGAGTAATTGTCGTGCTGAAATCACCAAACTAGTGGCATATTTTCTTCAGCGTCttgatacataacatcgtttcaAATGGATTTATATCCAATTTCAGTCATAGTATATTTTATGATATGAAAAACGGTTCCACACCATTACATTGCCACAGCCAAACTTGATTGTCTTATTAGTGTGGGGTCCAGTTATTTTCCCTTCGGCcctttacaaatattttcccATCACTGCATCTTAAACTATACTTCGTTTGATCCGAAAAAAGAACAGTATTATTGATAACCTTTCGGGTAAtcaattttgggaatttcttaatTCTATATTATCTTGCATGTCTTGCTCTTGTAGTACATGCCTCATGAAgccttttataattttgaaactgctggggccaaattaccgcattcgttaTCGAATGAGCTATCGTGTCGAAAAaagatttcgatatcgaaattatgataaaattattaaattaaatttcttgctCTATATCGAATGCTATAATCTcaagaaaattacgataaattttactcgatatcgaatgcggtaatttggcccctgatttattaattgaatatttatcgCAGATAgttttttcgtttattattttgtttttaaaattttcgcaaATCACGACTCTAGCCATTTTTACTAACTATTTAAAAGAacttattgtattaaaaatatatttaaaaattttaggtttcAGATTAGaccgaatgttttttttttggcagaaTAGATTCGATTCCGGCCTGAAAGAAACGATTTCTGTCAGACACTAGtaaatatttcagaatatttctaatattaatttatttagtatAGCTTTCAAATGATCATAGTTTGAATACATATTACGAATTCTTAGTATAATTAGCCATAGTTGAATAAAAAGAGTCTTTGGatataataaaaacacatttaagTACACACATTCAGTACAATATTGATAATCTCGTTTATTATTACTGATTCGTTATGtaattataaatcaaattaCGAATGATGCTACCATTGAAACTTAGTATTACAACGAAAAGACAAGAAAATATCACgagtcaatttttaatttaatttctagattaaaaactaataagtttttatttattgtttaaagtataaacaatttgcaaaaagtgtttgtttaaaatgaaatatgaaagaaaaataaaaaagaaaaccaaaaaaaaagatatgGATTCTGAAACAGAAATACCAAACTACTGTCTCTCTTTGTAAGTtgtaatgatattttttaaaatttcaataaatttctaCCTTTTCTTCTATAATTTTCTAGATGTCCAACTGAAACAAAACTTAAAGATCACATGCGCAGTGTACACGATCCCCAGAGGACAGTCATCTGTGATAAATGTggcaaaacatttaaaagtacCTACAGTCTTAAAAAACATCACGAACTGGAGCATTCGGATGTACCGAAACCAGCGCCCATACCCCAACAATGTGAAATCTGTGGTGCCTGGCTAAGACATTTGTCGGGCCTAAAACAACATATGAAAAACATACACGAGGGTGTGCAGACCGAACATCGTTGTCAGATTTGCAATAAAGTCTCATCGACAGCCAGAGCTCTCAAGAGACACATTTATCACAATCATGAGTGTATAAGAAAATTCCAGTGCACCATGTGTGATAAGGCATTTAAAAGGGCCCAGGACTTAAGGGTAAATATtgttaacatacattttatgtttcatttaaaatttatttattatatgattgttttctttttgtaattAAACATTACTAGGAGCATACATCTGTGCATACAGGCGAGGTGTTGTATACATGTCCTAATTGTCCCATGACTTTCTTTTCGAATGCCAATATGTATAAACACCGGCAACGTTTACATCGAGCCGAATGGGAGGCTGATCGTAGTAAACCTATACCACCAAATATTATGAAACAAGCTAAACAGGGCAGTAAGtttgttaaaacaaaacgtACTCCCGGTGAAATTACACCCTCTCATTTGGTAACACCAATGCCCATCCTACCACCATCTGCGGTATTAAATCCtcaaattttatatgcaaacATGACTTTGCATTGAGTAAGAAATGCAATTGACCAGGGTGTTAATTCTCGCATTtgtaatcgaaataaatttcgaatgcTTTTTAGATTTCGAGTAAAAATTCTTTCGTTTTCGAATACTCAAAAATAAGGTAATCCTCAGAAACGTTCGAATAATTATATGAATGCGAGAATTAGACCCCAGGACCGACCCACATACAACACAATGACACTTACATTACATACACTCAAATGTACGTAAACACGAATGtacattattataaattataaaactacatacctactttatttaaatactaatttttgttttaaatgttcaaaataattccgaaaaataaatcatttcagttgattacttatttaatttttttaaagccttTGTAGAAATTCTTACTAACAGTTAGCCTAGGTCAAACAAAAGTTCATCTAGccaatttatatgaaatacaaaatgtttttttttttggcttatgGCAAATGTAATAATATTAATGTTTCAAACACTAAACATTGGTCACTTAAGGGTAAGGAAAttatgaaacaaaattattataaatcagttttg
Proteins encoded in this region:
- the LOC135962498 gene encoding transcription factor grauzone-like isoform X5 gives rise to the protein MVVKCLLCLEYPTIPGPKFLEIFGEEGLRLDISAIINKYFWLKTNRNCEDVQQICMTCWEVVRDFHILYQRVEEVHKHIGVKTIVLDDPLPQDVMLKSEDDPSMAQDPIMGDNGMGDNGIFDPEVKVEVHDLDLLPQIEILETANVPDRAARSSRRGRPPARDQSPKVATKRIKKEQSPAAESNIDVFASNESLAKDGLNDSGSMEDINYALLSNSLDKSDKDDGTSKRRGRPRKTEVEKTKTTTPRLKRSKKQQLQASETAIKNEKDVEDQPSCSTAQQANAGDASEPKIKTENSTDEQNFDSFAITAENFDDDDAYAQDDYDDDNDNYNKDSDDSSNSESESDASNGSDWGEAKKKKEKFAVIMKKERNVPKKYKKREKPLVEPKRMSREEIEARQAQQAEYDNIITKFFEKIRCPKCELLVHTFGEMRAHFRLDHNDDHGFVECCGRRFATRKFLAEHILVHYNPEHFKCKTCDKVCRDSTQLEGHEQSHLPNPPPSKYKKTFQCEKCSKTFSSKASFEHHMVAKHVPREEFKFECPECKKKFPSKSKLSSHLPVHSSVCTCMCDICGNTFKNKFTLKKHIEYHHSENPRKDKEPQQCPICDKVLRGNKGLRAHMKNIHVDNGEEHRCKICNHVSTTAKGLRVHEIFRHEKERKHKCSLCDKAFKRPLDLKEHIATHTGMSLYKCAECHATFKSNSNYYHHRRRFHSGKSKTELMIKIADCP
- the LOC135962498 gene encoding transcription factor grauzone-like isoform X1 codes for the protein MVVKCLLCLEYPTIPGPKFLEIFGEEGLRLDISAIINKYFWLKTNRNCEDVQQICMTCWEVVRDFHILYQRVEEVHKHIGVKTIVLDDPLPQDVMLKSEDDPSMAQDPIMGDNGMGDNGIFDPEVKVEVHDLDLLPQIEILETANVPDRAARSSRRGRPPARDQSPKVATKRIKKEQSPAAESNIDVFASNESLAKDGLNDSGSMEDINYALLSNSLDKSDKDDGTSKRRGRPRKTEVEKTKTTTPRLKRSKKQQLQASETAIKNEKDVEDQPSCSTAQQANAGDASEPKIKTENSTDEQNFDSFAITAENFDDDDAYAQDDYDDDNDNYNKDSDDSSNSESESDASNGSDWGEAKKKKEKFAVIMKKERNVPKKYKKREKPLVEPKRMSREEIEARQAQQAEYDNIITKFFEKIRCPKCELLVHTFGEMRAHFRLDHNDDHGFVECCGRRFATRKFLAEHILVHYNPEHFKCKTCDKVCRDSTQLEGHEQSHLPNPPPSKYKKTFQCEKCSKTFSSKASFEHHMVAKHVPREEFKFECPECKKKLPSESKLREHMHSHDPTKRQICDKCGKTFKNNYNMKKHEESEHSEVKPEPQQCTICNTWYRNVSGLKTHMKNMHDNMGQEHRCSICNKVSTTQRALKRHIYLNHKCEKKFKCNMCDKAFKRGQDLREHISVHTGEALYTCPNCPMTFSSSANMYKHRQRLHKAEYAAYKQQAMPPNIIKQAKSGAANKIRSKRRFIDSNIESHENLIMLSPDVNNVTSEMQINPTLLNSHILTAAQFGLP
- the LOC135962498 gene encoding zinc finger protein 37-like isoform X4 — its product is MVVKCLLCLEYPTIPGPKFLEIFGEEGLRLDISAIINKYFWLKTNRNCEDVQQICMTCWEVVRDFHILYQRVEEVHKHIGVKTIVLDDPLPQDVMLKSEDDPSMAQDPIMGDNGMGDNGIFDPEVKVEVHDLDLLPQIEILETANVPDRAARSSRRGRPPARDQSPKVATKRIKKEQSPAAESNIDVFASNESLAKDGLNDSGSMEDINYALLSNSLDKSDKDDGTSKRRGRPRKTEVEKTKTTTPRLKRSKKQQLQASETAIKNEKDVEDQPSCSTAQQANAGDASEPKIKTENSTDEQNFDSFAITAENFDDDDAYAQDDYDDDNDNYNKDSDDSSNSESESDASNGSDWGEAKKKKEKFAVIMKKERNVPKKYKKREKPLVEPKRMSREEIEARQAQQAEYDNIITKFFEKIRCPKCELLVHTFGEMRAHFRLDHNDDHGFVECCGRRFATRKFLAEHILVHYNPEHFKCKTCDKVCRDSTQLEGHEQSHLPNPPPSKYKKTFQCEKCSKTFSSKASFEHHMVAKHVPREEFKFECPECKKKFPTAKNLSVHQNTHNPNNIVICDKCGKTFRDKCRLKLHHRHDHLNEPKPEKIPEQCTLCNKWYSSKSSVQDHIRNMHTNNDIEHRCPTCGFVSTTAKALKKHILFNHQVVRRHKCHLCEKAFKRPQDIKEHMATHTGEPLYTCVNCGKTFKSKANMFHHRRRFHRVEWIADRTKPPKEKYSRN
- the LOC135962498 gene encoding transcription factor grauzone-like isoform X3, with translation MVVKCLLCLEYPTIPGPKFLEIFGEEGLRLDISAIINKYFWLKTNRNCEDVQQICMTCWEVVRDFHILYQRVEEVHKHIGVKTIVLDDPLPQDVMLKSEDDPSMAQDPIMGDNGMGDNGIFDPEVKVEVHDLDLLPQIEILETANVPDRAARSSRRGRPPARDQSPKVATKRIKKEQSPAAESNIDVFASNESLAKDGLNDSGSMEDINYALLSNSLDKSDKDDGTSKRRGRPRKTEVEKTKTTTPRLKRSKKQQLQASETAIKNEKDVEDQPSCSTAQQANAGDASEPKIKTENSTDEQNFDSFAITAENFDDDDAYAQDDYDDDNDNYNKDSDDSSNSESESDASNGSDWGEAKKKKEKFAVIMKKERNVPKKYKKREKPLVEPKRMSREEIEARQAQQAEYDNIITKFFEKIRCPKCELLVHTFGEMRAHFRLDHNDDHGFVECCGRRFATRKFLAEHILVHYNPEHFKCKTCDKVCRDSTQLEGHEQSHLPNPPPSKYKKTFQCEKCSKTFSSKASFEHHMVAKHVPREEFKFECPECKKKCPTETKLKDHMRSVHDPQRTVICDKCGKTFKSTYSLKKHHELEHSDVPKPAPIPQQCEICGAWLRHLSGLKQHMKNIHEGVQTEHRCQICNKVSSTARALKRHIYHNHECIRKFQCTMCDKAFKRAQDLREHTSVHTGEVLYTCPNCPMTFFSNANMYKHRQRLHRAEWEADRSKPIPPNIMKQAKQGSKFVKTKRTPGEITPSHLVTPMPILPPSAVLNPQILYANMTLH
- the LOC135962498 gene encoding transcription factor grauzone-like isoform X6, with the protein product MVVKCLLCLEYPTIPGPKFLEIFGEEGLRLDISAIINKYFWLKTNRNCEDVQQICMTCWEVVRDFHILYQRVEEVHKHIGVKTIVLDDPLPQDVMLKSEDDPSMAQDPIMGDNGMGDNGIFDPEVKVEVHDLDLLPQIEILETANVPDRAARSSRRGRPPARDQSPKVATKRIKKEQSPAAESNIDVFASNESLAKDGLNDSGSMEDINYALLSNSLDKSDKDDGTSKRRGRPRKTEVEKTKTTTPRLKRSKKQQLQASETAIKNEKDVEDQPSCSTAQQANAGDASEPKIKTENSTDEQNFDSFAITAENFDDDDAYAQDDYDDDNDNYNKDSDDSSNSESESDASNGSDWGEAKKKKEKFAVIMKKERNVPKKYKKREKPLVEPKRMSREEIEARQAQQAEYDNIITKFFEKIRCPKCELLVHTFGEMRAHFRLDHNDDHGFVECCGRRFATRKFLAEHILVHYNPEHFKCKTCDKVCRDSTQLEGHEQSHLPNPPPSKYKKTFQCEKCSKTFSSKASFEHHMVAKHVPREEFKFECPECKKKYPTRRHLTQHRHHHNPAKACMCDQCGKIVYTRNTLHKHKEAVHGIKLPKPQLQCKYCKNWYTGKGNLQHHIRNIHSTDDKQRNVCEICGFVSTTRAAKLKHIIYRHRSEKKHQCSVCARSFKVPTLLKEHMATHTGVDLYKCSYCPNSFKSKSNMYNHCKRFHTKEFENRTKRIRVPK